From a single Candoia aspera isolate rCanAsp1 chromosome 2, rCanAsp1.hap2, whole genome shotgun sequence genomic region:
- the DHFR gene encoding dihydrofolate reductase, which translates to MSPLRRAAQAAQRALRAHGYRRLPWLFLPAAAGARTSGHGSPPTSPGSEMDPTIMAARTTRPSLRTGGASLCACSAGFLGPKFPVDADPPVQSCCSEKRAMVATLHYIVAVCNNMGIGKDGKLPWPPLRNELKHFQKMTTTTKEEGKQNVVIMGKKTWFSIPEKHRPLKNRINVVLSRELKDVPEGAHYLAKSLEEALDLLETPELERKVDKVWIVGGSTVYKAAMEKPIHHQLFVTRIMHDFESDTFFPEIDPKKYRLLPNYTGIPVDTQEENGVQYKFEVYENII; encoded by the exons ATGAGTCCCTTGAGACGAGCCGCGCAGGCCGCCCAGAGGGCTCTGCGGGCACACGGCTACCGGCGGCTTCCCTGGCTCTTCCTCCCAGCAGCGGCCGGGGCGCGAACGTCGGGTCACGGAAGCCCTCCGACTTCGCCGGGGAGTGAAATGGACCCCACTATCATGGCTGCCAGGACCACCCGCCCTTCTCTCCGCACGGGAGGCGCGTCGCTCTGCGCATGCTCCGCGGGTTTTCTCGGTCCGAAATTCCCCGTCGACGCAGACCCGCCGGTGCAGAGTTGCTGCAGCGAAAAAAGAGCGATGGTGGCGACTCTACATTATATCGTTGCTGTGTGCAACAACATGGGCATCGGAAAGGACGGAAAGCTTCCTTGGCCACCGCTCAG GAATGAGTTAAAGCATTTTCAGAAAATGACAACTACAACTAAAGAAGAAG GAAAGCAAAATGTGGTAATAATGGGTAAGAAGACCTGGTTCTCCATCCCTGAGAAACATCgtcctttaaaaaatagaattaatgTAGTACTCAGCAGGGAACTGAA ggACGTTCCTGAAGGAGCCCATTATTTGGCTAAAAGTCTGGAAGAAGCCCTCGATCTTCTAGAAACACCAGAATTGGAAAGAAAGGTAGACAAGGTTTGGATAGTTGGAGGAAGTACAGTATATAAG GCAGCGATGGAGAAGCCAATTCATCATCAACTGTTTGTGACGAGAATTATGCATGACTTTGAAAGTGATACGTTTTTTCCAGAAATTGATCCTAAAAAATACAGACTTCTACCTAA TTATACAGGTATCCCTGTCGATACCCAGGAAGAGAATGGTGTTCAGTATAAATTTGAAGTTTATGAAAATATCATCTAG